GGACGGTTGCGGGCGACGCTCGAGCAGCAGGGGCACGTGTTCCGGTCCGAGGTCGACTCCGAGGTCATCGGGCACCTGGTCGAGCGTGCACTCCGCGTCGATCCCGACCTCGTGCTCGCGGTGCAGATCGCGACCGCGCAACTGCGGGGCTCCTGGGCGATCGTCGTGCTCGACGCCCGGGACGGCCGCATGGTCGCCGCCGCGAACCGGTCGCCCCTCGTCGTCGCACGCTCGGCACGGGGTGACTTCGTCGCGAGCGACGTCGGCACCATCGCCCGGTGGTGCGAGACCTTCGTGCCGCTCCGGGACGGCGACGTCGTCGAGCTCGGCGAGGCGTGGAGCTGGTCGTCGGAGGGCATCGCCGTGCCCGTGCCCTTCCCCACCCCGTCCCCGTTCGCCACGACCGCGCTCGACGTCGACCTCGGCGACCACCCGGACCACACGGCCAAGGAGATCGCCGAACAGCCCCGGGTCGTCGCCGACCTGCTCGAGCGCGTCCGGCAGCGCACGGCGGACGGCAGCACCTGGACGGGGCTCGGGCTGCCGGCGTTCGATCGGCTCGCCGTGGTGGCCTGCGGGACGTCGCTGCACGCCGGCCAGGTCGTCGCCGGCACCGCGCGCACCCTCGGCGGCGTGCCCACCGACATCGTCGTCGCGAGCGAGGTGGACCACGCCGTCCTCGGTCGCGGCACCCTCGTCGTCGCCATCAGCCAGTCCGGGGAGACCGCGGACGTCCTCCGGGCGCTCGACCGGCTCGACGACCGGTACCCGGTCCTGGCGCTGACGGACGACGTGCACTCGTCCCTCGCCCGCCGAGCCGACGCGGTGCTCGCCTGCCACACCGGCCCCGAGGTCGGGCTCGCCGCGACGAAGACCTTCACGGCGCAGGTGGTCGTCGGCGTGACCGCGGTCCTGTCGGCACTGGTCGCCTCGGGCCGGCTCGAGCCGACCCGCGCCGCAGCCCTGGTCGACGAGCTCTCCGGACTGCCCGAGCGGATGGCGGCCGCCGCCGCGGTCGCAGCCGAGCGCATCCCGCTCCTGGCCGCGACGGTCCGGGACGCGCCCGGGTTCCTGTTCGTCGGCCGCGGGCCCGGGCTGCCCTACGCAGCCGAGGGTGCGCTGAAGGTGGAGGAGCTCGCCTACCGGTGGGCACGGTCCTGCCCCGTCGGTGAGCTCAAGCACGGTCCGCTCGCGCTCGTCGACGACGGCACCCCGGTCGTGGTGGTCGACCACGGGGACCCGCGCATCGCCTCCGCCGTCGCCGAGGTCCGGGCCCGCGGCGGCCTCGTCGTCACGATCGGCGGTGCGGGCTCCGACGTACCGGCGATCGCCGACCGCGCGGAGGCCACCGACCTGGCCTGGGGACGGTCGCTCGCACCCTGGGGTCCGGTCGAGGCGGTCGTGCCCCTGCAGATGCTGGCGCGTGAACTCGCGCTGCAGCTCGGTTGCGCGGTGGACAAGCCCCGCGCCGCCGCGAGGTCGGTGACGGTCGAGTAGCCAGGCACGTGCAGCGCAACCGGGTGACGGTGTTCCTCGTCGTCCTGACCGGCCTCGCGGTCGTCGCGACGGTCGTCGTGGTGGTGCTCGTCGTCGTGGACGCCGTCCACTGACCCGACGGCCCGCGCGGTCAGCGTCCTCTTGGTGGGTGCTGCCATCCTGGCGTCTTGACCGCAGCAGCCCCGCCCCTCGTGTTCGTCGCCGTCCTGGTCGGCGCCGTCCTGCCCGTCGTGCCCCTGGTCGGCCGGGTCGCCCGGATCGCGGCCACCATCGTGCACGAGGTCGGCCACTGCGTCGTCGTGGTGCCGTTCGGCGGACGCATCGACCGGATCGACCTGCACGCCGACGGCTCCGGCGAGGCCTGGGTCCGACTCGGGCGCGTGCCGGCGGCGATCCGCTGGCTGGTCCGGGTCCTCAACCTCTTCGCCGGGTACAGCGCGCCGCTCTGGGCCGGGGTGCTGCTCGTCTCCGGGGTGCTCCAGGGGTCGCGGTGGCTCCCCGTGGTGGTGCTCGCCGTCGTCGGCCTGGTGGCCCTGGCGTTCGTGCGGAACTGGTTCGGCCTGCTCGTCGTGCTCGGCTTCGACGCGCTCGCGCTGTGGGTGGCGGTCCGGCCGTCGGAGGCCACCGTGCTCGTCGTCGCGGCGGTCGGCACCGCGTTCGTGGTGGACGGTCTGCGGTCCCTCGTGCACGTCGCCCGCTGGCTGCTGACCGGCGCCCGGGTGCAGACGGACTTCCACATCGCCGCCGCCGAGATGCGGGTGCCGGCCGTGCTGTGGTTCGTGCTCTTCGTGGCGGTGAACGGGGTGGCGGTGTGGCTCGCCCGGGAGCCGCTCCTCGCCACGTGGGACACCGTCGCCGCCGGGGTGCGCACACTGTTCTGACCCGGGGCCGAGGCGTCGGCGGGCCGGCGTCGGCAGCCCGGCCGCGCTCCTGCGACATCGCACGCGTCGATCGACCGGTGCGGTGTCGAACGATGCACACGCACACGATGCCGGCGCACGAACCGTCCCACGCGTCGATCGACACGCGTCTCGTCGCGTACACGTACCCGTCCGCCGTGCCACGATCGTCGGATGCGCCCCGCCGATGTCCTCGCCGCGCTCACCGACGCGCCGTCGCCCGACCGCGAGCGGTTCGTCGGGTTCGTCCGCAGCACCGGGGATGCTGCACTCGACCGGTCCCTCGGCACGGAGCACCTGACGGCGTCGTGCTTCGTGTTCTCGCCCGACCGGTCCCGCGTCCTGCTCTGCCTGCACCGCAAGGGCCGGTTCTGGGTGCAGTTCGGCGGGCACCTCGAGGCGCAGGACCCCGACCTGGCCGGGGCGGCTCGGCGCGAGGCCCGCGAGGAGTCCGGCATCGTCGGCCTCGAGCTCGACGACGGCGTCGTGGCCGACCTGGACCACCACGACCTGCACGGCGGCTTCTCCTGCGCGGCGCACTGGGACGTCGGCTTCGTCGCCACGGCGGACCCCTCCACCCGGACGACGGTGAGCCACGAGAGCGAGGACGTCCGGTGGTTCCCCGTCGACGCGCTCCCGGAGCCGATCGCCCCGGGACTCCCCCGACGCCTCGCCGCACTGCTCGCCGGAGCAGACACAGACACAGACCCAGACGCAGACGTGAGCACGGCCGCTCCCGCTCGGGGTGGCACCGCCGGCCCGTAACCCGACGCCGCAATGCCCCACCGGCCCGTCCGGCCTGCGAGAGTACCCGCACGACGGACACGCCAGGAGGACCCCATGTCGAACGACGGCCACGGCTTCGCCACCGAGCAGGTGCACGGCGGGTTCCTGCCCGACACCGCACACGGAGCGCGGGTCCCCGCGATCCACATGACCTCGGGCTTCCTCTTCGACGACTTCGAGCAGGCCCGCGAGCGCTTCGCCGGTGCCGACGACGGGTACACCTACACACGGCTGGGCAACCCGACGAACGCCGACGTCGAGCGCCGCGTCGCACTGCTCGAACGGAGCGCCGAGGCGATCCTCGTCGGCAGCGGCCAGGCGGCGGTGACGGTGGCGCTCCTCGGGCTCCTGCAGGCGGGCGACCACGTCGTGAGCGCCCGGAGCATCTACGAGGGCACGAAGGGCCTGCTCCTGCAGAACCTGGCGCGCCTCGGCATCGAGGTCGACTTCGTCGCGGACCAGCGCGACCTCGACGCGTGGGCCCGCGCGGTCCGACCGAACACGAAGCTCTTCTTCGCCGAGACGATCCCCAACCCGAAGAACGACGTCCTCGACATCGCCGGGGTCGCCGACACCGCGCACCGGGCGGGCGTGCCGTTCGTCGTGGACAACACCCTGGCGACGCCGTACCTGGTGCGCCCGGTCGAGCACGGCGCCGACGTCGTGGTGCACTCCGCGTCGAAGTTCCTCTCCGGGCACGGTGCCGGCCTCGGCGGGCTCGTCGTCGACGGCGGGACCTTCGACTGGGGCCGTACGCCGGAACGCTTCGCCCACCTCACGACGCCGGACCGCGCCCTCGGCGGGCAGAGCTACGTCGAGCGCCACGGCAGCCGGGCCTTCGCGGTGTACGCGCGTGACGTCGTCGCGTCGCGGATCGGTCCGACGCCGTCGCCCTTCAACGCCTTCCTGCTGCGTCAGGGCATCGAGACGCTGTCGCTCCGCGTCGAGCGCCACGTCGCGAACGCGCTGGCCGTCGCGTCCTTCCTGGAGCGCCAGCCGGAGGTGACGAGCGTCGACCACGCGGGGCTCGCCTCCAGTCCGTACCACGACCTCGCCCAGCGCTACCTGCCCCGTGGGGCCGGCTCGGTCTTCGCCTTCACGCTCGCCGGTGGCGAGCCGGCCGCCCGCGCCTTCATCGACGCGGTGCAGCTCATCAGTCGGATGACCCACCTGGGTGACGTGCGCTCGCTCGTGCTGCACCCCGCGACCACCACGCACGCCGGCCGCACCGCGGCCGAGCGGGCCGAGCTCGGCATCGGCGACGGCCTGGTCCGGCTGTCCGTCGGCATCGAGGACGTCACCGACCTGCTCGCCGACGTGGAGCGCGGCCTCGCGGCGGTGCGTGCGGCCACCGGACGGGACGGCGCCGGCCTGGAGGCCCGCCCCGCCCCCGCCACGGAGGTCGCGGCCCTCGCACGCGCCGTCCCGCAGGGCCACCTCGTCGGGCAGGAGGTCTGACGGTGGGCGACCTGCAGCACTTCGGGTACTTCTTCTCGCGGGGGTTCGGCCCGCAGGCCTGGGGACGGTCCGACTGGGACTGGGGCCACGACTGGACGAAGCCCGACCTGTACCAGCAGTCCGTCCGGGCGCTCGAGCAGGCGGGGATGGACCTCGTGATCGCCGAGGACGCGATCTCCCTCGGCAGTCCGGCGACCCTCGACCTGCGGATCCGGCAGGCGTACGGCGGTCCGAAGCACGACCCGCTGCTGCTCGCGCCGTACCTGTTCGCGGTGACGCAGCACATCGGCATCGCACCGACGGTGAACGCCGGCATCACACCGCCGTACCTCGCCGCGCGGCAGGCCGCGACACTCGCGCACCTGTCCTCGGACCGCTTCGGGCTGAACGTCGTGACCGACACCGGCAGCGCCCGGCACGTCGGTGCGGCACCGCTCCCGCACGACGCCGCGTACGACCGCGCCGAGGAGTGGATCACGCTGCTCCGACGGCTCTGGCACTCGTGGGGCGACGGCTACGTCGGGGACCCGACGGACTGGCACTTCGCCGACGGCGACGCACTCGACGCGTTCCACCACGAGGGCGCGTACTTCACCGCCGACGGCCCGCTCAATGCGCTCCCGCTCGACGCTGACCCGATCGTGGTCTCCCCCGGCGGATCCGGACGCGGGCTCGGGTTCGCCGGGACGCACTCGGACGTGCAGCTCGCACTCGCACCGTTGACGGCCGAGGCGGTCCGTGCGTACCGGTCCCGGGTGCTGACCGCCGCGGCCGACGCCGGGCGCAGCGCGGACGACCTGCGGGTGCTGTTCGTGCTCAAGCCGGTCCTGGTGCCCTCGGTCGAGGAGGCCGAGCGGGTCGTCGCCGCGTCACGACACCCGTCGGATGCCGATCTCCGAGCCGCCGCCGTCGCGTGGTCGAGCGACTCCGAGACGGACCTGCTCGCCCTCGACCTGGACGCACCGATCCCGGACGGGACCTTCGGCGACCACGTGTCCGCGGGCACGGTCCGTGGGCTGGTCGGGGACACGCCGGACGCGCCCCTCCGGGAACTCCTGACCCGGAAGGCCCGGCTCGGGCGGATCAGCGCGCGCGAGGGGTTCGTCGGGACGGCCGAGGAGTTCGCGGACTTCGTGGAGGAGCTCGGGGCGGACGCGGACAACGACGGGTTCATCCTGTCCGGCGACCTGCACCCGGCGCAGGTGTACCGGCTGACGGGCGACCTCGTGCCCGCACTGCGCCGCCGGGGGCTGCTGCGCCGGGAGTACGGCGACGGCGGCCTGCGGGCGAACCTGTTCGACTTCTGACCCGGCCCTACCGCGTGGTCCTACTGCTTCTTGTCGGACTTCTTCTTGTCGGACTGCTTCTTGTCGGACTTCTTCTTGTCCTTGTTCTTGCCGGACTTCTTCTTCTTGTCCTTCTTCTTCTTGTCGGACTGCTTCTCGTCCTTGTCCTTGGTCTTCTTGCCCTCGTCCTGCTCGCCGGGCTGTTCCGCCGGGAAGTCGTCGTCGACCGCCGTGCGCGGGGCGCGGACACCGGAGGGCGCGATCCCGTCGACCGGCTCGACCACGACGGACGTGCCGGTGTCCGAGAGCACGTCGACCTGCTGCTCCTCGACCACGGGTGCCAGGGCGTCCTCGACCCGCTCCACCACGAGCTCCGCCCCGTCCTCGGCGAGCCGCAGGAGCGCCTGGGCAGCACGGACCCGCGTGGTGGTCCTCCGTGCGAGCACGTCGGCCCGGGCTCCCTCGAGGAACCCACGCAGCGCCCGCTCCACCGCCGAGCGACCACGCGGCGCCGACCGATCGAGGCGGTCGAACTCGCCGGCGATGCCCGCGACGTCGTCCTCGACGTGCTCGTCGCGCACCGACGTCACCAGCGCGGCCACCGCCCACGCTGCCCGTTCGACCGCGGCCGAGCGCTGGTCGAGCACGACGAGCATCTCGAACACGGTGCCGTACGACACCGTCTCGAGGCGCACCGGCTCGGCACCACGACCGCGGACGACGAGCCGTGACCCGGGCGTCGGCAGCCAGGCGACGACGGCGGCGACGGTCGCAACGGACCCCACGATCCGCTCGTACTCCGCCAGTCCCAGACGGTCCTGCTCGCGCAGACGGACTCGGATCGCGATCTCCTGCACCACGTGCTGCCCTCCCGGTCGGGTCGACGCAGGACCAGCCCCGCGCTCGCTCCGGACAGTAGTCCGGGACCCCGGGGGAACGACGAACGCCCCGGCGCCGTCCTGGGGGACGACGACGGGGCGTTCGGGTGGCGATCTCGGTTCGATCAGCGCGACAGCGGCTCGACGGCACGGCGTTGGTGGAGATGGGGGGAATCGAACCCCCGTCCATCGCTGCGGTTCGACGTCTTCTACGGGCGTATCCGGATGAGTCGTTCTGCTCGGCCCCGTCCTTTGCTACCGGCTTCTAGGACGACGGGCCCAGTCTCAGTGCAAGTCCCGCACGGCCCTGAGGCGCAACCGTGCAGCAAGTCCTCTGGATGACGCCGGAACTCAGGTTAGAAGACGATCACCTGGCCGACGGACTTCATGTGCTGGGCTGCTTACGCAGCGAGAGCGAAGTCAGTGCGCTTGGAATTGGCACTTGTTGTTTTCCACGGATCGTTCACGAGATGACCGTGGGTCCTCGGCCCGCTTCCCGTCGGCACACAGGCAATGTCGAAACCGATCATCCCCGTACGGGCCGTGACGTGCGAGCCGCTGTCACGCTGTTGAGTTGCCAATGCTCCCCGTGAGGAGCGGACCCCAGCCTAGCGGGGTGTGCTGGACGACGCCACCGACGTTCGCCGAGGGCTCACCCCGCCGCGCTCACTCGCCGAGGCGGTTGCGCGAGCGCATGGCGCGCTCGGCCTCGCGCTTGTCGGTCTTCTCGCGCAGGGCCTGACGCTTGTCGAACTCGCGCTTGCCCTTGGCGACCGCGATCTCGACCTTCGCCCGGCCGTCGTGGAAGTAGATCTTCATCGGCACGAGCGTGTACCCGCCCTGCGCGGTCTTGTGCGAGATCTTCACGATCTGCTGCTTGTGCAGGAGGAGCTTGCGCTTCCGCCGCGGCGCGTGGTTGTTCCACGTCCCCTCGGTGTACTCGGGGATGTGCACGGAGTCGAGCCAGGCCTCGCCACCGTCGATGAACGCGTAGCCGTCGACGAGTGAGGCCCGCCCCTCGCGGAGGGACTTCACCTCGGTACCCGAGAGCACCATGCCCGCCTCGTACGTGTCCTCGATCAGGTAGTCGTGGCGCGCGCGACGGTTGGTCGCCACGATCTTCTCGCCGCGTTCCTTCGCCATGATGACTCCCTTCGTGACCGGGCACGGGCCCCGGTGCTGCTGCGCAGCCCTACAGCCTAGTGAACACGACGACCGCGGCGCACCTTCCCGGCGCGCCGCGGTGCGCCGGCGACCCGAGGCTCGCGCATGCGGACACGTTCACGGCAGGACCACCGCGAAGATGTCCGCCACGGCGAGCCTCGCGCCGGACGATCGACCGCCGCCCGGGCTGTCTCAGACGCGCAGGTACCGGCGGATCGCGATGAGCGCCGAGACCCCGGCCAGGAGCACGCCGATCACGATCACCGCGGGCACGACGACGGCCGCGTCGCTCATGCCGATGAAGGCGGTGCCGGAGAACCGCTGCGCCAGGTAGTTCCGGACGAAGAACCAGACCACCGCGGTGATCGCGCCACCGGCGAGCACCGCTCCGATCGCGGCGGCGATCACCCCCTCGAGCACGAAGGGTGTCTGGATGAACCGGTTCGACGCCCCGACCAGGCGCATGATGCCGAGCTCACGTCGCCTGCTGAACGCCGAGAGTCGGATGGTGGTCGCGATGAGCAGCACGGCCGCCACGAGCATCAGCGACGCGATGCCGATCGCCGTGTACGACGATGCGTTGAGCAGGTTGAAGATCG
The sequence above is drawn from the Curtobacterium sp. MR_MD2014 genome and encodes:
- the smpB gene encoding SsrA-binding protein SmpB codes for the protein MAKERGEKIVATNRRARHDYLIEDTYEAGMVLSGTEVKSLREGRASLVDGYAFIDGGEAWLDSVHIPEYTEGTWNNHAPRRKRKLLLHKQQIVKISHKTAQGGYTLVPMKIYFHDGRAKVEIAVAKGKREFDKRQALREKTDKREAERAMRSRNRLGE
- a CDS encoding O-acetylhomoserine aminocarboxypropyltransferase/cysteine synthase family protein, whose product is MSNDGHGFATEQVHGGFLPDTAHGARVPAIHMTSGFLFDDFEQARERFAGADDGYTYTRLGNPTNADVERRVALLERSAEAILVGSGQAAVTVALLGLLQAGDHVVSARSIYEGTKGLLLQNLARLGIEVDFVADQRDLDAWARAVRPNTKLFFAETIPNPKNDVLDIAGVADTAHRAGVPFVVDNTLATPYLVRPVEHGADVVVHSASKFLSGHGAGLGGLVVDGGTFDWGRTPERFAHLTTPDRALGGQSYVERHGSRAFAVYARDVVASRIGPTPSPFNAFLLRQGIETLSLRVERHVANALAVASFLERQPEVTSVDHAGLASSPYHDLAQRYLPRGAGSVFAFTLAGGEPAARAFIDAVQLISRMTHLGDVRSLVLHPATTTHAGRTAAERAELGIGDGLVRLSVGIEDVTDLLADVERGLAAVRAATGRDGAGLEARPAPATEVAALARAVPQGHLVGQEV
- a CDS encoding NUDIX hydrolase; the encoded protein is MRPADVLAALTDAPSPDRERFVGFVRSTGDAALDRSLGTEHLTASCFVFSPDRSRVLLCLHRKGRFWVQFGGHLEAQDPDLAGAARREAREESGIVGLELDDGVVADLDHHDLHGGFSCAAHWDVGFVATADPSTRTTVSHESEDVRWFPVDALPEPIAPGLPRRLAALLAGADTDTDPDADVSTAAPARGGTAGP
- a CDS encoding M50 family metallopeptidase gives rise to the protein MTAAAPPLVFVAVLVGAVLPVVPLVGRVARIAATIVHEVGHCVVVVPFGGRIDRIDLHADGSGEAWVRLGRVPAAIRWLVRVLNLFAGYSAPLWAGVLLVSGVLQGSRWLPVVVLAVVGLVALAFVRNWFGLLVVLGFDALALWVAVRPSEATVLVVAAVGTAFVVDGLRSLVHVARWLLTGARVQTDFHIAAAEMRVPAVLWFVLFVAVNGVAVWLAREPLLATWDTVAAGVRTLF
- the glmS gene encoding glutamine--fructose-6-phosphate transaminase (isomerizing); this translates as MCGIIAARVSDDVTPFLLDGLERLEYRGYDSVGVAVRTAAGRIATVRSVSRVADLRADLAARAAAVPAEDASTGLGIGHTRWATCGTVREENAHPHADCSGRISVVHNGTVENAGRLRATLEQQGHVFRSEVDSEVIGHLVERALRVDPDLVLAVQIATAQLRGSWAIVVLDARDGRMVAAANRSPLVVARSARGDFVASDVGTIARWCETFVPLRDGDVVELGEAWSWSSEGIAVPVPFPTPSPFATTALDVDLGDHPDHTAKEIAEQPRVVADLLERVRQRTADGSTWTGLGLPAFDRLAVVACGTSLHAGQVVAGTARTLGGVPTDIVVASEVDHAVLGRGTLVVAISQSGETADVLRALDRLDDRYPVLALTDDVHSSLARRADAVLACHTGPEVGLAATKTFTAQVVVGVTAVLSALVASGRLEPTRAAALVDELSGLPERMAAAAAVAAERIPLLAATVRDAPGFLFVGRGPGLPYAAEGALKVEELAYRWARSCPVGELKHGPLALVDDGTPVVVVDHGDPRIASAVAEVRARGGLVVTIGGAGSDVPAIADRAEATDLAWGRSLAPWGPVEAVVPLQMLARELALQLGCAVDKPRAAARSVTVE
- a CDS encoding LLM class flavin-dependent oxidoreductase; amino-acid sequence: MGDLQHFGYFFSRGFGPQAWGRSDWDWGHDWTKPDLYQQSVRALEQAGMDLVIAEDAISLGSPATLDLRIRQAYGGPKHDPLLLAPYLFAVTQHIGIAPTVNAGITPPYLAARQAATLAHLSSDRFGLNVVTDTGSARHVGAAPLPHDAAYDRAEEWITLLRRLWHSWGDGYVGDPTDWHFADGDALDAFHHEGAYFTADGPLNALPLDADPIVVSPGGSGRGLGFAGTHSDVQLALAPLTAEAVRAYRSRVLTAAADAGRSADDLRVLFVLKPVLVPSVEEAERVVAASRHPSDADLRAAAVAWSSDSETDLLALDLDAPIPDGTFGDHVSAGTVRGLVGDTPDAPLRELLTRKARLGRISAREGFVGTAEEFADFVEELGADADNDGFILSGDLHPAQVYRLTGDLVPALRRRGLLRREYGDGGLRANLFDF